The genomic region CGACTTCCCTGGTTGAAACCGTGGCCGGACTCGCCGTCGAGCAGATCGCCGAGCAGTTCGGCACCCCCGTGTACGTGTACGATGCGGCGGTGATCGCCGAGCGGTGCGCGGATCTGGCCGTATTCGACGTCGTGCGGTTCGCCCAAAAGGCGTGCTCGAACATTGCGGTGCTCGATCTCGTGCGGCGAAACGGAGTGGTCGTCGATGCGGTGAGCGCCGGCGAGATCCACCGCGCCATCCTCGCCGGGTACAAGCCCGGCCCCGGCGAACCGCCGCAGATCGTCTACACGGCCGACATCTTCGATCGCGAGGCGCTCGACATGGTCGCGCGGCTCGACGTGCCGGTGAACTGCGGCTCGCCCGACATGATCGATCAGTACGGCGAGCGTTGCCCCGGGCGGGGGATCACGCTCCGCATCAATCCCGGCTTCGGCCACGGGCACAGTCAGAAGACCAACACCGGCGGGCAGCAGTCGAAGCACGGCATCTGGCACGAGCAACTCGGCGAATGCGTCGACCGTGCCGCCAGGGTCGGCCTGTCGATCACGGGACTGCATATGCACATCGGCTCGGGGACCGACCTGTCGCATCTCAGCCAGGTGTGCGGCGCCATGGAAGCGGCGGCCCGTTCGGTCGGCGATTCGGTCCGCACAATCAGCGCCGGCGGCGGACTCTCGACTCCCTATCGCGCCGGCGACAAACGCGTCGACGTCGCTGCGTACTATGAACTGTGGAACGCCACGCGCACCAAGCTGGCCGAGGCGTTCGGCCATGCCGTGAGTCTTGAACTGGAACCGGGACGATATCTCTCCGCGGAGAGCGGCAGTCTGATCGCCGAAATCCGGGCCGTGAAGCGGATGGGGACGAACACCTTCTATGTCGTCGATGCGGGGTTCAACAACCTGGCCCGGCCGATCCTGTACGGGGCGTATCATCCGATGGCGATTTGTCCGCGGGGAGGCCCGCGCGGATCGCAGATCTCGACGCACCCGGTGATCATCGGCGGCCCGCTGTGCGAGTCGGGCGACATCTTCACGCAGGAAGAAGGGGGGTTCGTCGCCGCTCGCGAACTGCCGAAGGCCGAGGTCGGCGACTATCTGGTCATCGGCTGCGCCGGCGCCTACGGCGCCGTGATGGGGAGCAACTACAACAGCAAGCCCCTGGCGGCCGAGGTGCTGGTCGAGGAGGGCGTCGCGCACCTGGTCCGCGAGCGGCAGTCGCTGGAGGACCTGACGCGCGGGGAACGCATTCCCCGGCGGTAGTCCGTCTCTGCTGCGAACTCGCTTGACGGAGCCTTTCCCCTCTCCCAGCCCACCCCGCAAGGGAGGGAGCCGGAGCGGATGGAATGCAAACAGCGATCCGCGCGTCTTCCTTATTGCCCGGCCGGTTCGGCGGTAGCCGACTCCTCAGCGCGGGATTCGACAGGCGCTTCCCACGTCGCGCGAATCGCGGCGAATCCCTGCGGGTCGTGCTTCTCCAACTCTCTGCGCACGAAGGGGAAGAAGTCGTTTTTGCCGTAGTAAGCTTCGCTGAGTTCGGCGAAGTACTCTTTGTCGTTGGTCGTCGCGTACGCCTTCTGCGTGCCGCCGGC from Pirellulales bacterium harbors:
- the lysA gene encoding diaminopimelate decarboxylase → MSVTAESTSLVETVAGLAVEQIAEQFGTPVYVYDAAVIAERCADLAVFDVVRFAQKACSNIAVLDLVRRNGVVVDAVSAGEIHRAILAGYKPGPGEPPQIVYTADIFDREALDMVARLDVPVNCGSPDMIDQYGERCPGRGITLRINPGFGHGHSQKTNTGGQQSKHGIWHEQLGECVDRAARVGLSITGLHMHIGSGTDLSHLSQVCGAMEAAARSVGDSVRTISAGGGLSTPYRAGDKRVDVAAYYELWNATRTKLAEAFGHAVSLELEPGRYLSAESGSLIAEIRAVKRMGTNTFYVVDAGFNNLARPILYGAYHPMAICPRGGPRGSQISTHPVIIGGPLCESGDIFTQEEGGFVAARELPKAEVGDYLVIGCAGAYGAVMGSNYNSKPLAAEVLVEEGVAHLVRERQSLEDLTRGERIPRR